In Vibrio diazotrophicus, the following proteins share a genomic window:
- a CDS encoding GFA family protein, translating to MIKGSCCCGTVQFELSEKPSMMGTCHCSRCRKVGASTLVFVNSNSFKITNGRDKIATYKAVEPYKYNRCFCSVCGTSLGEVLSDGKSFPVSANCFDGELDIENQFHEFTSEKPKWLKIGDDAKQFCEHPEF from the coding sequence ATGATTAAAGGAAGCTGCTGCTGTGGAACCGTTCAGTTTGAGCTGAGTGAAAAACCAAGCATGATGGGCACTTGCCATTGTTCCCGATGTCGTAAAGTTGGAGCCAGTACATTAGTTTTTGTAAATTCTAATTCTTTCAAAATCACTAATGGTAGGGATAAGATCGCGACCTACAAGGCTGTTGAACCATATAAATACAATAGATGTTTTTGTTCTGTTTGTGGGACGTCACTTGGTGAAGTGCTATCTGACGGTAAGTCATTTCCAGTTTCAGCGAACTGTTTCGATGGTGAACTGGATATCGAAAATCAGTTTCATGAATTTACGTCTGAAAAGCCCAAATGGTTAAAAATTGGCGATGATGCGAAACAGTTCTGTGAGCATCCAGAATTCTAG
- a CDS encoding HAD family hydrolase, with protein sequence MSSVEIKNVVFDIGNVVVRWSPLEIIRLTFGDNNAVEEKAKSIFQSETWLRLNKGQITENDAKAQYKEALGLTELECERLFYYVKQTQILIHGSVDLIKRCKSAGLNVLALTDNVHEIVSHLKNTYTFWDLFDGAIVSADVGLLKPQPEIYQTLLSQYELKASQTVFIDDMPYNVKGAESVGIAAIQFENVSQCEQALRSLGVQI encoded by the coding sequence ATGAGTTCTGTTGAGATTAAAAACGTCGTTTTCGACATCGGCAATGTTGTCGTTCGTTGGTCTCCTTTGGAGATTATCAGGCTCACATTTGGAGACAACAACGCTGTTGAAGAGAAAGCGAAATCAATATTTCAGTCTGAAACTTGGCTTCGTTTGAATAAAGGTCAAATAACAGAAAATGATGCGAAAGCTCAATATAAGGAAGCTCTAGGGTTAACTGAGTTAGAGTGTGAGCGCCTGTTTTATTACGTGAAACAAACTCAAATACTCATCCATGGCTCTGTTGACCTAATTAAACGCTGTAAGTCTGCGGGCTTAAATGTTCTAGCGTTAACCGATAATGTTCACGAAATTGTCTCCCACTTAAAAAACACCTACACATTCTGGGATTTGTTCGACGGTGCAATAGTTTCAGCAGATGTAGGATTATTGAAACCTCAGCCAGAAATCTACCAGACTCTGCTTTCTCAATATGAACTAAAAGCGTCGCAAACAGTGTTCATAGATGATATGCCTTATAACGTGAAAGGAGCAGAATCAGTTGGTATAGCAGCAATCCAGTTTGAAAATGTTTCCCAGTGTGAACAAGCTTTAAGATCATTAGGTGTACAGATTTAA
- a CDS encoding GNAT family N-acetyltransferase, which produces MVVLRQMQQEEFPAYCQYFIDDYSQEIAANYGHSIVLATELAEKELHRCFPDGLKGSEHSLLCIDAEVNGQLNLVGYLWHSINATEQSTFIYDFFVSSEYRGLGYGTEAISVLEKQLREVGVNQIKLRVAYQNDRALQLYKEIGFVITGFNMAKNIATL; this is translated from the coding sequence ATGGTTGTGCTCAGACAAATGCAGCAAGAAGAGTTTCCGGCTTATTGCCAGTATTTTATCGATGATTATAGTCAGGAAATAGCTGCGAATTATGGTCATTCTATAGTTCTAGCAACAGAGTTGGCTGAAAAGGAACTGCATCGTTGCTTTCCTGATGGTCTCAAAGGTAGTGAGCATTCATTGTTATGTATTGATGCTGAGGTTAATGGACAGTTGAATCTTGTTGGTTATTTGTGGCATTCAATTAATGCTACAGAACAGTCTACCTTTATATATGACTTTTTTGTTTCCTCTGAATACCGTGGCTTGGGCTATGGAACTGAAGCTATCTCAGTTTTGGAAAAACAGTTACGAGAAGTCGGCGTTAATCAAATAAAGCTAAGAGTGGCCTATCAAAATGATCGAGCCCTCCAACTGTATAAAGAAATCGGCTTTGTTATTACTGGCTTCAATATGGCAAAGAACATCGCTACGTTGTAA
- a CDS encoding phosphoribosyltransferase: MKSKHIGELVLSEQQIRDGVEIVAEKLNRQFSEAVVITIVPGGILFTADLVRKLKFDIKMDYISCPHTPGDSNNQSTIVFHENIPLLGKDVIMVDDAIESGGTMKRLVSYIQNNYEVRSLSVATLFVKPGRVDIPVTQYYAYEMTNDDLLVGYGLPWQNKLRNIPYISKIVK, from the coding sequence GTGAAATCTAAGCATATTGGTGAACTAGTCTTGAGTGAACAACAAATTCGAGATGGTGTTGAAATAGTCGCTGAAAAACTTAACAGGCAGTTCTCTGAAGCGGTTGTTATTACAATTGTTCCAGGTGGTATTTTGTTTACTGCTGATTTGGTTCGTAAATTAAAGTTCGATATCAAAATGGACTATATTTCTTGCCCACATACTCCCGGAGACAGCAATAATCAATCTACGATTGTATTCCATGAGAATATCCCACTCCTCGGCAAAGACGTCATTATGGTAGACGATGCAATAGAGTCTGGTGGCACAATGAAAAGGTTAGTTTCTTATATCCAAAACAACTATGAAGTGAGATCACTTTCAGTTGCTACGTTGTTTGTTAAGCCAGGTCGTGTCGATATACCAGTGACACAATACTACGCCTATGAAATGACAAATGACGATTTACTTGTTGGGTATGGTTTACCTTGGCAAAACAAATTAAGGAATATTCCTTACATATCGAAAATAGTGAAATAG
- a CDS encoding YkgJ family cysteine cluster protein, translating into MIIPTKNPSSSDVSCSNCKACCCRLEVMIISDTGVPEEFIQRDQYGGETMMRLHDGWCSALDRDTLMCSIYENRPWICREFEMGSDECLDERVKSL; encoded by the coding sequence ATGATTATACCAACAAAAAATCCTTCTTCTTCAGATGTATCTTGCTCAAATTGCAAGGCATGTTGTTGTCGTCTCGAAGTTATGATTATTTCAGATACTGGCGTGCCAGAAGAATTTATCCAACGTGACCAGTATGGGGGGGAGACAATGATGCGACTACATGACGGTTGGTGTTCTGCTTTAGACCGAGATACGTTAATGTGCTCAATTTATGAAAATCGTCCTTGGATATGTCGAGAATTCGAAATGGGCTCTGACGAATGCTTGGATGAGCGAGTTAAATCCCTATAA
- a CDS encoding PBPRA1643 family SWIM/SEC-C metal-binding motif protein: MSKLFFKGRIDARQNHVISGYNVKRDVKAGTEESPINVVVPTLARKAEIETLLSEHSIVAHIVVDSEQPENTVELDTLLNKPKTVTFDKTPNRNEPCICGSGKKYKKCCA, encoded by the coding sequence ATGTCCAAACTATTTTTCAAAGGTCGAATCGATGCTAGACAAAACCACGTTATTTCAGGCTACAACGTAAAGCGTGATGTAAAAGCAGGCACTGAGGAGTCTCCAATCAATGTTGTCGTCCCAACACTAGCTCGTAAAGCAGAGATCGAAACATTGCTGTCTGAGCACTCTATTGTGGCTCATATTGTCGTGGACTCGGAGCAACCGGAGAACACGGTTGAATTAGATACGCTATTGAATAAACCTAAAACGGTTACCTTTGACAAAACACCAAACCGCAATGAACCATGCATTTGCGGAAGCGGCAAAAAGTACAAAAAGTGCTGTGCTTAA
- the istA gene encoding IS21 family transposase — MPKKRTSMTNIKEVLRLKYECHLSTRKIASCTKVSRSTISEILTRFEQSAMSWPLPESCSDTELAQTLYRDKTISDTKVMPDFAQCFVELKRKGMSKHLLWEEYLAEYQERAYRYSQFCEHYTRWLKKQKRSMRQSHLAGDKLFIDYCGPTIPVVNPETGEIRNAQIFVATLGASNYTYVEACESQRLEHWLEAHANAFEHFGGVPALLVPDNLKSAVTKTDRYEPKLNDSYRKLAYHYRTAVMPARPYKPKDKAKAENAVLIVERWIMMRLRHRTFHTFKELNLSIRELMDSLNQRQMKQLGASRKELFDTLDKPALKPLPVQRYLYTEIKRAKVGPDYHIEYKRHYYSVPHQLVGQYVELEATSRLIQIYHQGNLISQHPASKKEHGISTYPEHMPSNHQYQKWSPERLLNWGGRIGAATQEVVNRLLMSKAHPAQANRSCLGLLNLTKKYGDARLEQACKDALMVNKPYLRFIRNLLENHREGLLSSTPESTPDIQHSNVRGPNSYH; from the coding sequence ATGCCGAAAAAGAGAACATCTATGACAAACATCAAAGAGGTATTACGCCTTAAATATGAGTGCCATCTGTCGACCAGAAAGATCGCTTCCTGCACGAAAGTAAGTCGTTCAACCATCTCAGAAATACTGACCCGTTTTGAGCAAAGCGCAATGAGTTGGCCTCTCCCTGAAAGCTGCTCTGATACTGAACTGGCTCAGACTCTCTATCGTGACAAAACAATCAGCGACACAAAGGTGATGCCGGACTTCGCCCAGTGCTTTGTCGAACTGAAACGTAAGGGCATGAGCAAACATCTGCTGTGGGAAGAGTATCTGGCTGAATATCAGGAGAGAGCTTATCGTTACAGCCAGTTCTGCGAGCATTACACTCGTTGGTTAAAGAAGCAGAAACGCAGTATGCGTCAGAGCCACCTGGCCGGTGACAAACTGTTCATCGACTACTGTGGACCAACCATCCCGGTGGTAAACCCTGAAACCGGAGAAATCCGCAACGCTCAGATCTTCGTGGCGACGTTAGGTGCGTCCAACTACACCTATGTTGAAGCCTGTGAAAGCCAGCGACTTGAGCACTGGCTGGAAGCTCATGCCAATGCCTTTGAACACTTCGGCGGCGTTCCGGCGTTGCTTGTACCTGATAACCTAAAATCCGCGGTGACCAAAACGGACCGCTACGAACCCAAGCTCAACGATAGTTACCGCAAGTTGGCGTACCATTACCGCACGGCCGTTATGCCAGCACGCCCTTATAAACCCAAAGATAAAGCCAAGGCTGAGAATGCCGTCCTTATCGTTGAGCGTTGGATCATGATGCGGCTTCGTCACCGAACCTTCCATACCTTCAAAGAGCTAAACCTCTCTATCCGGGAGTTAATGGACTCACTGAACCAAAGACAGATGAAACAACTGGGAGCCAGCCGAAAGGAGCTGTTCGATACTCTGGATAAGCCGGCACTAAAACCTCTCCCCGTACAACGTTATCTCTACACAGAAATCAAACGCGCCAAAGTGGGGCCGGATTATCACATCGAATACAAAAGGCATTATTACTCTGTTCCCCATCAGTTAGTGGGCCAATACGTTGAGCTTGAAGCCACTTCCAGGCTGATACAGATATACCATCAGGGTAATCTGATCTCTCAGCACCCAGCCAGTAAAAAAGAGCATGGGATCAGTACTTATCCGGAGCATATGCCCAGCAATCATCAATATCAAAAATGGTCACCAGAGCGGTTACTTAACTGGGGAGGCCGGATCGGCGCAGCGACACAAGAAGTGGTCAACCGATTACTCATGTCGAAAGCGCATCCTGCGCAAGCCAATCGCAGTTGCCTTGGGCTTCTCAACCTGACGAAAAAATACGGTGACGCTCGCTTAGAGCAGGCATGTAAAGATGCTCTGATGGTGAACAAACCCTATCTCAGGTTCATCAGAAACTTGCTTGAAAATCACCGGGAAGGCCTGTTGTCTTCGACTCCGGAATCCACCCCTGACATCCAACACAGCAATGTGCGCGGACCCAACAGTTATCACTAG
- the istB gene encoding IS21-like element helper ATPase IstB, with protein sequence MNTISEQLKSLRLSHAASALEQQQEQLSTYAELSFEERLSLLLESEVLGRNQAKIQRLKWQAKLRVDALPSQIIYKEGRGLKRTQMSELLTGSYLHKKQNVLITGPTGAGKTYVACALAAQACDQLYSVRYHRLSRLLDDLSSGRLDGTYQKQLLALSRKQLLILDDWGMEKLSPDHAGHLLELLEDRYQTSSTIMISQLPVKEWYNMIGNATVADALLDRLIHNSHRIELGGESMRKLAQSGQVE encoded by the coding sequence ATGAACACAATAAGCGAACAACTCAAATCACTGCGTCTGAGCCATGCCGCCTCGGCTCTGGAGCAACAACAAGAGCAGTTATCGACCTATGCAGAGCTGAGCTTCGAAGAGCGGTTAAGCCTGCTGCTTGAAAGCGAAGTGTTGGGACGAAATCAGGCCAAAATCCAACGCCTGAAGTGGCAAGCTAAACTCCGGGTCGATGCTCTGCCAAGTCAGATTATCTACAAAGAAGGACGAGGACTTAAGCGTACTCAAATGAGTGAGCTATTAACCGGGAGCTACTTGCACAAAAAACAAAACGTTCTGATCACCGGACCGACGGGAGCAGGAAAAACCTACGTTGCCTGTGCGCTTGCAGCTCAAGCTTGCGACCAGCTCTACAGTGTCCGTTATCACAGGCTCAGCCGTTTACTTGATGACCTGAGTTCAGGTCGCCTTGACGGGACTTACCAAAAGCAACTTCTGGCTCTGTCGAGAAAACAACTTCTGATCTTGGATGACTGGGGAATGGAAAAGTTGAGTCCGGATCATGCGGGTCACTTGCTGGAGCTTCTGGAGGATCGTTATCAAACCAGCAGCACCATTATGATAAGCCAGCTTCCGGTTAAAGAATGGTACAACATGATAGGCAATGCCACGGTTGCTGACGCCTTATTGGATAGGTTAATCCACAACAGTCACCGAATAGAACTCGGAGGAGAATCAATGAGAAAACTGGCGCAATCCGGACAGGTAGAGTAA
- a CDS encoding IS110 family transposase, protein MNTNTLQNINVGVDTGKLQLDIYIRPLDIYFNVLNTDKGIKEAIKVIKKHCPKRVVIEATGRLEMPFILACDTAKLPYVIANPLHIKRFAGAIGKRAKNDRLDAALIAHYAKAIEPKLTQLKSENIRLMSDLVTRRNQLISMQTMEKNRLQVLPKTIASSIKPILTALKNQIERTEIKIAKLIDTCPEYRDKNTFLQSMPGVRKIVAVSLISNVPELGYITNKQAASLIGVAPITKESGRYKGKRIIQGGRTQVRTVLYMAMMSAIQCNPVFKMTYERLLAVGKPKKVAIVAGMRKMVVILNSMLRDGVMWDNNSARN, encoded by the coding sequence ATGAATACAAACACACTTCAAAACATTAATGTCGGCGTTGATACTGGTAAGTTACAATTAGACATTTACATCCGCCCTCTCGATATTTACTTCAACGTACTGAACACTGACAAGGGGATCAAAGAAGCGATTAAAGTCATTAAGAAACACTGCCCTAAACGCGTTGTTATCGAAGCCACTGGCCGCCTAGAGATGCCATTCATCCTTGCCTGCGATACAGCGAAATTACCTTATGTTATTGCCAATCCACTTCACATTAAACGCTTTGCTGGAGCGATAGGGAAAAGAGCCAAAAACGACAGATTAGATGCTGCTCTTATCGCACATTATGCCAAAGCGATTGAGCCAAAACTTACACAGTTAAAGAGTGAAAACATACGTTTAATGAGTGACTTAGTTACTCGACGTAACCAACTAATCTCTATGCAAACTATGGAAAAGAACCGGTTGCAAGTCTTACCAAAGACTATCGCCTCATCAATAAAACCTATCCTTACTGCTCTCAAAAATCAGATTGAAAGAACTGAAATCAAAATCGCAAAACTCATCGATACGTGCCCCGAATACCGAGATAAAAATACCTTTTTACAAAGTATGCCTGGCGTACGGAAAATCGTTGCAGTTTCGCTCATCAGCAATGTCCCTGAACTTGGTTATATCACCAACAAACAAGCTGCTTCTCTTATAGGCGTTGCTCCCATTACCAAGGAAAGTGGTCGGTACAAAGGCAAACGAATTATCCAAGGAGGTCGAACACAGGTAAGGACAGTTCTCTATATGGCCATGATGTCAGCTATACAATGTAACCCTGTGTTTAAGATGACTTATGAACGATTACTTGCGGTAGGAAAACCCAAAAAAGTGGCGATAGTTGCCGGTATGAGAAAGATGGTTGTGATCTTAAATTCGATGCTCAGAGACGGTGTAATGTGGGATAACAATAGCGCCAGAAATTAA
- a CDS encoding prolyl oligopeptidase family serine peptidase, with amino-acid sequence MSKLKELCKELENRFSTKFFVYLPKGYNERDEKWPLIISLHGSGERGTDLELLKKEGMPKLIEEGVEFPFVMVFPQCEKFSAWEPDRIKLLVDEIVDTYHVDQSRLYLTGYSLGGYGTWTTAIKYPDLFAAIAPICGFAMLGDVARLSKIPVWTFHGENDEVMPYKFTEEIANIINKNGGNAKFTLYSDTGHNCWDEAYKSEDLYNWFTSYKKH; translated from the coding sequence ATGTCTAAATTAAAAGAGTTATGTAAAGAGTTAGAAAACCGATTTTCAACTAAGTTCTTTGTATATTTGCCAAAAGGATACAATGAAAGGGATGAGAAATGGCCGCTAATTATTTCGCTGCATGGCAGTGGGGAACGAGGCACCGATCTAGAATTGTTGAAGAAAGAAGGGATGCCAAAGCTGATCGAGGAGGGTGTTGAGTTTCCTTTCGTAATGGTCTTTCCTCAATGTGAAAAATTTTCAGCTTGGGAGCCTGATAGAATTAAATTGTTGGTTGATGAGATTGTAGACACCTACCATGTAGACCAATCTAGGCTATACCTTACCGGTTATAGTCTTGGAGGATACGGAACTTGGACTACCGCAATTAAGTACCCCGATCTGTTTGCTGCAATAGCCCCAATTTGCGGCTTTGCGATGTTAGGTGACGTTGCTAGACTCTCAAAAATTCCGGTCTGGACCTTTCACGGTGAAAATGACGAAGTAATGCCGTATAAGTTCACAGAGGAAATAGCTAATATCATTAACAAAAATGGCGGTAATGCCAAGTTTACTCTTTATAGCGATACTGGCCATAATTGCTGGGATGAAGCGTATAAAAGTGAAGATCTGTATAATTGGTTTACCTCGTATAAAAAGCACTAA
- a CDS encoding nucleotide pyrophosphohydrolase, which translates to MSKSVYVAGSFKNLEKMQAVRETLIEAGVKTSISEPLQQNGIDGCLQRIREADITYILNFGGYVGKSVAMDIGYALGLGKPVYALEPIADPDITHLLKRVATSDELIAELGGISKN; encoded by the coding sequence ATGAGTAAATCAGTATATGTGGCAGGTAGCTTTAAGAACTTAGAAAAAATGCAGGCTGTACGCGAAACATTAATCGAAGCGGGGGTTAAAACAAGTATTTCAGAGCCTTTACAACAAAATGGTATCGACGGCTGCTTGCAACGAATTCGAGAGGCAGATATTACATACATTCTAAATTTCGGCGGATACGTTGGTAAAAGTGTTGCAATGGACATCGGTTACGCGCTTGGGCTGGGTAAACCAGTGTATGCGCTTGAACCTATCGCAGACCCTGACATTACACATTTATTGAAAAGGGTAGCAACCTCAGATGAACTCATTGCTGAGCTGGGTGGAATTAGTAAAAACTAA